A window from Engraulis encrasicolus isolate BLACKSEA-1 chromosome 13, IST_EnEncr_1.0, whole genome shotgun sequence encodes these proteins:
- the dipk2b gene encoding divergent protein kinase domain 2B, giving the protein MAVTWRLGPSTPGRRVASGASPWPGLWAVGWLLSSLVSPITVAVAVVTPPSPSSARQEKAYGFGRSFLGLDKCNACVGTSICKKLFKEDIRFDRWLTSRLELPKASRQCYLGNLTDDSETWRPVVLSRLLTPERHQVSDQSICSSAGRPPKCSIEAVLRATPRFQSWARSHLLFPSMVQGLSAPLLRCPSQRLLDRVVRRYAEVLDVGSTQMKHFSDRDKLRLLYTLAVNQHTLLLQMFPGTEGWPFPRYHGSCGRLVVWAGSRPLSSLYAAPLEQRADAAFQLLHIAQALGSNSLRFRLYYTRATEDMFGLAEDGRVMVMDASGIGVIDLQEGFLPDALTSPANQSTRDVFSCLSGSCDRPPPCSTVRHSQSFSLLCRNVLPRLLLPAGDLRSPHLPSQVARDLDTCADATRTDVAVTRAANSLMDILRSMRPCSPHYPYRYPECIYNDRF; this is encoded by the exons ATGGCAGTGACATGGCGGCTCGGGCCCAGCACTCCGGGGAGACGAGTGGCTTCAGGTGCCTCTCCCTGGCCAGGTCTCTGGGCAGTCGGATGGCTACTATCTTCGCTGGTGTCACCCATCACGGTAGCAGTAGCGGTGGTGACACCACCGTCCCCATCGTCGGCACGGCAGGAAAAAGCCTACGGCTTCGGGAGGAGCTTCCTAGGCCTGGATAAGTGCAACGCGTGCGTGGGCACCTCCATATGCAAGAAGCTCTTCAAGGAGGACATACG CTTTGACAGATGGCTGACTTCCCGCCTGGAACTCCCCAAGGCCAGCCGGCAGTGTTACCTAGGCAACCTGACGGACGACTCGGAGACGTGGCGGCCGGTGGTGCTGTCGCGGCTGCTGACCCCTGAGCGCCACCAGGTGTCAGACCAGAGCATCTGCAGCTCCGCCGGACGGCCTCCCAAGTGCAGCATCGAGGCCGTACTCAGGGCCACGCCTCGCTTCCAGAGCTGGGCGCGCTCACACTTGCTCTTCCCCAGCATGGTACAG ggTCTGTCGGCCCCTCTGCTGCGCTGCCCATCTCAGCGGCTGCTAGACCGTGTGGTGCGACGCTACGCCGAGGTGCTGGACGTGGGCAGCACGCAGATGAAGCACTTCAGTGACCGCGACAAGCTCCGCCTACTATACACGCTGGCTGTCAATcagcacacactgctgctgcag ATGTTTCCTGGCACGGAGGGCTGGCCCTTCCCCCGTTACCACGGCTCCTGTGGTCGCCTGGTGGTGTGGGCGGGATCTCGACCCCTCAGCTCTCTTTACGCCGCGCCCCTGGAGCAGCGGGCAGACGCGGCCTTCCAACTGCTCCACATAGCCCAGGCCCTGGGCAGCAACAGCCTGCGCTTCAGGCTCTACTACACCCGGGCCACCGAGGACATGTTTGGGCTAGCGGAGGACGGCCGCGTGATGGTCATGGACGCCAGTGGCATCGGGGTCATCGACCTGCAGGAAG GATTTCTGCCCGATGCCCTCACCAGTCCAGCCAATCAGAGCACACGGGACGTCTTCTCCTGCCTGAGTGGCTCCTGTGATAGGCCCCCTCCGTGCTCCACCGTGCGACACTCACAGAGCTTCTCCCTCCTGTGCCGAAACGTTCTCCCTCGCCTGCTGCTCCCTGCCGGGGACCTGCGCTCTCCTCATCTACCCAGCCAAGTGGCTCGAGACTTGGACACGTGTGCCGATGCCACCAGGACAGATGTGGCGGTCACCCGGGCCGCAAACTCCCTGATGGACATTCTCAGAAGCATGAGACCTTGCAGTCCTCACTACCCATACAGATACCCAGAATGCATCTACAATGACAGATTCTAA